TCCTCAGGTTCCCTTAGAACAGGTTGCTCCACACTATTTGGAACATGTACGCCGCACCTTGCAAGAGGAGTGGGGATCCTACCGTCTCTACCGAGGGGGGCTGGATGTCTACACCACCCTGGATCCCACCCTACAGGTCGCCGCTCAGCAAGCGGTAAGAGATGGTCTGGTCGCGTACAGTAAACGCCACGGTTACATGGGCCCCATCGGCACCATTGAGAACCTGGATCAAACCGCCATGGCCAAATGGCTCAAAAAGGTGGAGAAGGATCCTGTCACCACTCAGGGCTTTGTCAAAGCGGTGGTGCTTGAAATTCCTAAAGAGGGGCCTGCTAAAATTATGTTGGCCAAAGGGCATAGTTTTGACCTGCCCTTTTCTGGTGTTGAATGGGCACGTCCACGCACCGAGAAAAAGCTAAGACCCGGCCGAAAGATCAAAAAAATCAGTGATCTTTTACAGGTAGGAGACATCATTTTAGTGGATCTAAAACCTGTACTCAAACCGGACCCGCATAACCCTGGTGAACTTATTCCAGGTCATCAAGCCATTTTGGCCCAGGAGCCGGATGCCGAAGCTGCGCTCATCAGTATGGACCCCCACACCGGGCAGATCATTGCCATGGTGGGTGGCTATGACTTTAGCCGGAGTGAATACAACCGAGCGACCCAATCCAAACGTCTACCGGGCTCAGCTTACAAACCCTTTTTGTATGCCGCAGCCTTGGCCAATGGCTATAATCCAGCCACCCGTATTGATGACTCCCCCATCCCCATTGTCTATCATGATGGCGTGACCGGAGAGCGTAAAATATGGAAAGCTGAAAACTATGAAAAACGCTTTCATGGACCCACAACACTCCGGGTGGCGTTAGAACACTCCCGAAACCTTGTGACCATTCGACTGATGAAAAACCTGGGGGTCAAAAAGGTCGTTCCTTTTGTGCAAAAGTTTGGGTTGCGTATTCCAGAATCCAGACGCGACCTCTCCATCTCCCTGGGTACCATGAACTACTCCCCCATGCAGATGGCCCAAGCCTATGCAGCCTTCCCTAATGGCGGTAAATTGGTGGAACCGGTCTATATTGCACGCGTCCAAGATAGGTATGGACGTACCATCCACCGTCATGGTGGGGGGGACTGCCTGTTGTGCCATAAAGAGACGGAACGCTCTATTACCGACATGCTGCAAGGCCGTAAAACCGATTTACCCAAAGGCCATGAAAACATGTTTGGGGAGCAGGTTATGGACCCCAAAGTCGCCTACCAGGTAACCAGTATGCTTAAAGGGGTGGTCAGCCATGGTACGGGGCGCCGTGCCCGGGTCATTAAACGTCCCCTCGCCGGTAAAACAGGGACCACCAACGATCTACGCGATGCCTGGTTCCTTGGGTATAGCCCCTCCTTGGTTACCTCTGTTTGGGTAGGCCGGGATGATTACAAGACCCTTGGCTATAAAGAAACAGGCTCTAAGGCAGCGCTACCGATCTGGACCAACTATATGCAAGCAGCCCTTAAAGATCGGCCCGTGGTAGATTTTCCCGTCCCGGCGGGCATCTATCTGGAATCTGTAGATGGTCATGACGGCGGTCCTGTGACCGACAGCACCAAACGGGTGGTATTAGAAGCCTTTAAACCGGATGATCGCACCGTGCGGGCCAAGGAGCTTCGTCAACGCCGCAGCCCTGCTCGCCACCGTGGACAAACATTAAACCAAGGCTCAACATCTCAAACCGGAGGATCACCGGGTATCTCTATACCTTCTGGTCTTTATTAATAGGTGAACCATGCCCTCTCTCTTTGCCACACCGTTTCGACTCTTTTTTCTACTAGGGCTGAGCTACGGTTTTTTGGCCATGGCCATGTGGGTAGGAACCTTACTCATCCCTGAAGGTTGGCCACTGGTCCCCATGCTGATCGATAGCACACTCATGCCGGTTTTTTGGCATGGCCATGAGCTGGTTTTTGGCTTTTGTGGTGCCATTGGAGT
The Magnetococcus sp. PR-3 DNA segment above includes these coding regions:
- a CDS encoding penicillin-binding protein 1A; this encodes MPENHTDKGAPKKGAVKPKRKSSWVWRWFKRLFVLGLLLSLAGGIYGWSIYLKFSKDLPTLRSLEEYHPSLVTRVYARDYRLMGEFYIERRKFIPIKDVPPMLINAFLATEDARFYSHFGLDPVGIVRAFITNMKAGRVVQGASTITQQVAKTFLLTAERSYTRKIKEAILALRIEESLTKQEILELYINQIYLGAGAYGVSSAARIYFNKDVSELTIAQMAMLAALPKAPSRYSPWRYKTRAKKRQRAVLQRMYDVGHINREQAKAEVSRPLDLARPQVPLEQVAPHYLEHVRRTLQEEWGSYRLYRGGLDVYTTLDPTLQVAAQQAVRDGLVAYSKRHGYMGPIGTIENLDQTAMAKWLKKVEKDPVTTQGFVKAVVLEIPKEGPAKIMLAKGHSFDLPFSGVEWARPRTEKKLRPGRKIKKISDLLQVGDIILVDLKPVLKPDPHNPGELIPGHQAILAQEPDAEAALISMDPHTGQIIAMVGGYDFSRSEYNRATQSKRLPGSAYKPFLYAAALANGYNPATRIDDSPIPIVYHDGVTGERKIWKAENYEKRFHGPTTLRVALEHSRNLVTIRLMKNLGVKKVVPFVQKFGLRIPESRRDLSISLGTMNYSPMQMAQAYAAFPNGGKLVEPVYIARVQDRYGRTIHRHGGGDCLLCHKETERSITDMLQGRKTDLPKGHENMFGEQVMDPKVAYQVTSMLKGVVSHGTGRRARVIKRPLAGKTGTTNDLRDAWFLGYSPSLVTSVWVGRDDYKTLGYKETGSKAALPIWTNYMQAALKDRPVVDFPVPAGIYLESVDGHDGGPVTDSTKRVVLEAFKPDDRTVRAKELRQRRSPARHRGQTLNQGSTSQTGGSPGISIPSGLY